The Curtobacterium poinsettiae DNA segment GGTTCGGTCTCCCCCGTCACGTTGGCCGCCGCGGGGCTCGTCCGCGCCGCGGACCCGGCGTCGGTGGCGCTGCTCCGGGCGATGTTGCTGCCGCCGCGGACGCCGCACGGCATCACGTACTTCTGATGGACGTCGCCCGCGTGGTGGCGCGCGCACGTCAGGTCGTCTCCGTCGTGGCGTCCCCCACCCTGCGAGCGGGGGTGTTCGGCGGAGCCCCGGCCGACGACCGCACCCGGGCGGCGGTCGGCTCGTTCGACTGGGTCACCGACGACGGCCCCGTCGCGTCGGTGCTCGGCCGGACGGCACGCGAGCTCCAGCGGCTGCAGTCGCCGGCCGCGGTGCTCGAGTTCGACCGGATCGAGCGCATGCCGGTCAAGGACGTCGAACGGCATGCACTGTCCGTCCGGATCGTGGAGCTCGTGTTCGAGCGACTCGGACCGGACCGAGTCGTGCCGGAGGCCGTCCTGAACGCGGCCGTCGGCATGTTCGCGGCCGATGTCTCCGTCGTGCGCCGGGATGCCGTGGACCTCGGCGTCCTGACGCGCACGGACGACGGCTCGGCCTACCGGATGGCGCCCGCCCGCCCGGCCTGAAGCTGCTGGGTCGTCCCGCGCGGGGTGCAGAACCTCGTACCGGGCGAGGGGCGAGCGCTCTGGTGCGAGGTTCTGCACTCCGTGGGATGCGTGCAGGCTCGCACGGAGTACGGAACCTCGCACCACACGAGCGGCGGCGCCGCGGCCCTACGCCCGGCGCCGCACCCGCGGGTCGACGAACGCGTAGACCACGTCGACGATCACGTTCGCCGTGACGATCAGCAGCGCCGAGAACAGCGTGAAGCCGACGACCACCTGCAGGTCGAGCGTGTGCACCGCGTCGATGAGCAGCGCGCCGAGGCCCTGCATCGAGAACACCTTCTCGGTGATGACGGCACCACCGAGCAGCGACCCGAGGTCGAGCCCGAACAGCGTCACCACGGGCAGGATCGCAGTCCGGAGCCCGTGCCGCACGACGACCTGGCGCTCCCGTAGCCCCTTTGCCCGGGCGGTCCGGACGAAGTCCTGCGACATCGACTCGAGCATCTCGCCACGGGTCAACCGGGCGTAGATCGCGGCGCTGATGAAGGCGAGCACGCACCACGGCAGGATCAGGTGGGTGAACCAGCCGACGGGGTCGTCGCTGAAGGCCACGTACCCGCTCGTCGGCAGGATCCCGAGCACGAACCCGAACAGCAGGATGCCGAGCAGCCCGACCAGGTACGCCGGTGACGAGACACCGGCGACCGCGACCGTCATCACGGCGCGGTCGACGAAGGTGCCGCGACGCAACGCCGAGACGGTGCCGCCGAACACCCCGGCGACGAGCCACAGCACGGCGGCCCCCACGGCGATCGACGCGGTGACGGGCAGGCGCGCGAGGATCAGCTCGGTGACGCTCTCGTGCAGCTGGAACGAGTACCCGAAGCACGGTGCCGCGCACTCGATCACGCTGTTGCCGCTGCCGAAGGTCCGGCCCGTGAAGATGCCGGCCAGGTAGGCGCCGAACTGTGCGAGCCAGGGCTTGTCGGTGCCGAGGAACGCCTGGACCTCACGGAGCCGGTCCGGTGTGCAGGGCTTGTCGCAGATCGCCCGTGCCGGGTTGGTCGGCAGGAGCATGAACAGCGCGTACGTGATGGCCGCGACGACGAGCAGCACGACGGCGGCCCCGAGCACGCGGATCGCCAGGAAGCGCAGGGTGGCGGCGTTCACGCGGTACCCCCTCGCGGGTCGAGGGCGTCGCGCAGGGCGTCACCGAGCACGTTGAAGGCGAGGGTGATGAGGAACAGTGCGGCTCCGGGGAACACGAGGTACATGGGATCGGTCTGCACCCAGCCGATGGCGTCGCCGATGCTGCGACCCCACGACGGCGTCGGCGGGTTGACGCCGACGGCGAGGAACGAGAGCGCGGCCTCGGCACCGATCATCGACGGGATCGAGATGGTGGCGTAGACGGTGATCGTCGCGGCGAGGTTCGGCAGCAGCTGCGTGCGGATGACGTGCCAGCGACCGGCACCCATCGCCGTGGACGCCACAACGTAGTTGCGGCTGACGAGCGACAGCGTCTGCCCGCGCACGACACGGGCCACGGCCGGCCAGCCGAAGAACCCGACGACGAGCACGACGAGCACGGGCTTCGGGAACGACGACGGCACGATCGCGGTGAGGGCGATCATGAACACGAGCGACGGGAACCCGAAGATCACGTCGACGACCCGCGAGAGCACGCGGTCGTACCAGCCGCCGAAGAACCCGGTCGTGACGCCGACGAGCACGCCGATGACGATCGACACCAGGGTGGCCGCCAGTCCGATGCCCAGCGAGGTCCGTGCACCGTACGTGACGATCGAGAACAGGTCGCGACCGGTCAGCGGCTCGACACCGAACCAGTGCTCACCGCTGATGCCCCCGCCGGCACCACGCGGCGCACCGAAGTCGTTCAGCGCGTCGATGTCGTACGCGTACGGGTCCTGCCCGGACGCCTTCGCGATGAGCGGGGCCGCCACCGCGACCACCAGGAACACCGCGATGACGACGGCCGAGGCCACCGCCCAACGGTCCTGCCGGACGCGTCGCACCACGGCGCGGAAGCCGGTGGTCCGGCCGGACGGTGCGACCGGGCGGTCGACGACGTTGGCCGTCACGAGGCCACTCCTTCCCACGCGCGCCACGCCTCGCGGCGAGCGGCCTGTCGCACGGGGTCGGCGACGGGCGCTGCGGCGAGGAGCATGCGCGTGTAGTCATGGTGCGGGTCGTCGAGCACGGCGTCGGTGGTCCCCCGCTCGACGACCCGGCCGTCGCGCAGCACGATCACCTGGTCGGCGAGCTGGCGGACGACGGCGAGGTCGTGGCTGATGAGCAGCATGCCGAAGCCGAACTCCCGCTGCAGCCCGGCCAGCAGGTCGAGCACGGCGGCCTGCACCGTGACGTCGAGGGCCGAGGTCGGTTCGTCGGCGATGACGAGTGCCGGCCGCAGCGCGAGCGCACGCGCGACGGCGACGCGCTGCCGCTGGCCGCCGGACAGCTGGTGCGGGAACCGCTCGGCCCACGTCGGGTCGAGCTGCACGGCGGTCAGCAGCTCGCGGACCCGCTCGGCGCGGTCCGCAGCGGAGTCGGTGCCGTGCACGAGCAGCGGTTCCGCGATGCTCCAGCCGATGGTCTGCCGCGGGTTGAGCGACGACGTCGGGTCCTGGAACACGATGCCGACACGACTGCGCAGCTCGCGCAGTCGTCGTCCGCGAGCCGTCCGCAGGTCGCTACCGTCCACCTCGACCGACCCGGCGACGACGGGCACCAGGCCCGCGAGCGCGCGCCCGATCGTGGACTTGCCGGAACCGGATTCGCCCACCAGGCCGACGGTCTCGCCGGCGTGCAGGGCGAGGTCGATGCCGGACACGGTCGGTCCGCCCCGGCGCGAGTACCGAACGGCAACGTCGCGCAGGCGCGCGACGAGCGGCCTGGAGGCGCGACTCGCGTCGTCGACGTCGGCCGGGGCCGAGACGGTGCTCGCGTCTGCGGACAGATCGCGGCTTGCCGGAGCCGAGTCCGGTCCGGCAGGCCGAGTCTCGGTCGACGCGAGCGGCTCGTCGGACGCGGGGCGCGCCTCCAGGCTGGGGACGGCCGCGAGGAGCTCCCGCGTGTAGTCGGCGGTCGGGTGGGCGAAGACCTCGGCGACGGTGCCGTGCTCGACCGGGTCGCCGCGGCGCAGCACCAGCAGGTCATCCGCGACGTCCGCGACCACGCCCATGTCGTGGGTGATGAGCAGCACGGCGAGGGACCGCTCGCGGCCGAGGCGCCGGAGCAGGTCCAGGATGCCGGCCTGCACGGTGACGTCGAGCGCGGTCGTGGGCTCGTCGGCGAAGAGTGCGACCGGGTCGCCGGCCAGGGCCATCGCGATCATCGCGCGCTGGAGCTGGCCGCCGGACAGTTCGTGCGGGTAGGCCTTGCGGATGCGCTCCGGCTCGGTGAGTCCGGCGGCACGGAGCAGTTCGTCGACGCGCGCCCGGACCCCGGCGCGGTCGAGCCCGGTCGGGTGCGCCCGGACGGCCTCGGCGATCTGCGCGCCGATCGACAGGACCGGCGTGAACGAGTTCATCGGTTCCTGGAACACCACGCCGATGCCCGCACCCCGGACGGCGCGGATCGTCTCGACGGGGGCGCCGATGAGTTCCTCGCCGCGGAACCGGGCGCTGCCCGACACCGAGGCCTGTGGCGGCAGCAGCCCGAGCACGCTCATGGCGCTGACGGACTTGCCCGAGCCGGACTCGCCCACCAGGGCGAGGACCCGGCCGGGCGTCAGGTCGAAGGAGACGTCACGGACGACGGGCTCCGCGTCGCCGAACGCGACGCGGAGCCCCTCGACATGCAGGATCGGTTCGGTCACTGCTGGAGCGAGACCTTGAGGTAGTTCGGGTACGCGGGGAAGTCAGCGATCTGGAAGTTCTGCACGTTCGAACCGGCGAGGAAGGACTGCTTCGCGTAGATGAGCGGCACGACCGGGGCGTCGGCCATGATCTTCTGGTCCGCCTGGGCCCAGAGCTTCTGCGCGTCGTCCTGGTCGACCGTGGAGCTGGCCTTCGCGATCAGGGCGTCCACCTCGGGGTTGCTGTACTTCGAGACGTTGTAGCCGCCTCCACCGATCTGCGACGAGTCGTACAGGGGCTGCAGGTTGGCGTTCGCGCTCGGGAAGTCCGGCTGCCAGCTCGACAGCGACAGGTCGAAGTCGGTGCCGTTGGTGGTCGCCTGCGTGAAGGAGTCGTAGTCGAGCGGCTTGAGCGTCACGGCGATGCCCGCACGCTTCAGGCCGGACTGCAGCGCCTGGGCCTGGGCGAGGTAGGTCGGGTCGTTCTGGGTGACCAGGGTCAGCTTCAGGTTGCTGACGCCGGCCTCCTCGAGCAGCTGCTTCGCCTTGTCGACGTCGCCGGTGGCCTTGGTCTCGTACAGGTCGTAGTCCTGGCGCCCGGCGATGCCCGGGGTGATGAGCGTCGAGGCGTACGAGCCGGCGATCGCCCCGCCGGCAGCGATCCGGAAGGACTTGCGGTCGACCGCGTACTGCAGCGCCTGGCGGACCTTGAGGTCCTTGAGCGCACCGCGCTGCGTGTTGATCGCCATGTAGCTGATCGGGCCGGCCTTCGACGTGGCGAGGCGGTCTTGGGCTGCCGGGTTGCTGCGGACCTGGTTGAGCTCGGCGGCACCCAGGTAGATGGCGCCGAACGAGTTCTTGGCGTCGCCGTTGTCCGCGATCAGCGTCTGCGTCACCGTGGACTGGTCCTGGCTCTCCTTGAAGACGATCTTCGACGGGCCCGCGGTGCGGACCTCGTCGGTCTTCGCGCTCCAGTTCTCGTTGCGGACGAGCGTGACCTGCGAACCCTGCGTGTTCGACTGCACCTGGTACGGACCGGACGCGACCGGCTTCAGGTCGTAGGCGCCGGTGTCCTTGCCGTCACCCTCGGGCACCGGGGTGAATGCCGGCATCGACGCGAGCCACGGCCAGTCGCCGTACGCGTCGTTCAGCTTGAAGACGATGGTCTTGTCGTTCGGCGTCTCGATGCTGTCGAGCGACTTGCCGTCGAACGGACCCTTGTAGTCGGCACCGCCCACCAGGAGCGACTTGTGGTAGCTCAGGCCACCGCTCAGGGTCGGCGCGAACGACCGCTCGATGCCCCACTTGATGTCCTTCGTGGTGATCGGCGTGCCGTCCTGGAACTCGACGCCGTCCTTCAGCGTGTAGGTCCAGGTCTTGCCGTCGTCGCTCGAGACCCCGGTGTTGGTCGCCAGGTCGGGGACGACCTTCGCCGTCTTGCCCGGCTCGACGTCCCACGTGGTGAGCCGTCGGGCCACGAGGCCCAGCGACGTGATGCCGAGGCTCTGGCTGGTCGCGGGGTCGAGGTGGAACGAGGTCTGCGGCGTCAGGATGTTGAGCGTGCCGCCCTTGGCCGTGCCCTCGGCGCCGTCGTCGGACGAACCCCCACCCGAGCAGCCGGTCAGGACCAGGGCTGCTGCTGCGGCGACGGCCGCGGTGATCGTCAGGCGGTCGGGGCGTCTCATGACGGTGCTGCTCCTCGGGGAAGGGGGTCGCGATCGCGGTGGCGGTCGCTGCGACGGCGGAACGGTCCACCTGCCGGGCGGCGTCCATCCTGACACCGCGACGGTGGCCCGTCCGAATCTCGCGTGCGTCGGACGACGCACGACGAAACATTGCAAGCGCCTGACGTCGACCCGCTATTCCCGATGCGTTCGCACAGCAGTGCGTCAGCGGTCGAAGAGCCCGCCGAGGAAGTCGTTGCCGAGGTTCGACGCCTGCTCGCCGAGACCGGACGCCTGCTCCCCCAGGCCCGCGGCCTGCTCGCCGAACCCGCCGAGGAGCTGCTCGCCCTCGCCGAGCACTCCCTCGACGCCACCGCCCAGCTCACCGAGCCCGAGGTCGCCCATGCCCGAGGCGATCCCCTCGAAGTCGACGCCGAGGTCGGCGGCCCCTGCCAGCACCGGCCCTGCGGCGGCACTCAGCACCGCTCCCCCGGCCACCGCGGCGGCGAGGCCACCGAACGCCATCGCGCCGGCGCCGACCGCCGCACCACCGGCGAAGGCCCCGGCGCGGCCGCGACCGTTGCCGTTGCCGTTGCCGTTGCGGCCGGAACCGCCGAGGACCCGTCGGACCAGACCCGGTCGCGACACCTCCCCGCGGGTCATCGCACGGGCCATGCCGCCCGCCGAGTCGTCGCGCAGGTGCTCATGGGGCGGGAGCTCGGAGTTCAGGCGGTCGCGGACCTGCTGGCGCTGCGCGGGGGTGAGCCGCGCGAAGGCGTCGTGGTGGACCTGCTCGAGCTGCTCCGGCGACGAGGCGCGGAGCAGGTAGTCGTACTTCGCCAGGGCGACCTTGTCGGCGTCGGCCCCGTGCTGCGGCGTGCGAGCGTGCTGCTGCGGCTGCTGGCCGTACTGCTGTGGCTGGCCGTACTGCTGCGGCTGGCCGTACTGCTGTGGCTGGCCGTACTGCTGCGGCGGCTGCTGGTTCCGGTCGTCGCCGGTCAGCTTGTCCGCAGCGCTGCGCACGATGCCGCGCCAGTCGGTTCCGCCCTGCTGTGCCCCGGCGCCGGGCGCGGTTTCCCCCTGCCCACGCTTCTGGAGCTGCTTGTCGATGACCTTGGAGGCCATGCCGATGATGCGGTTGAGGTTCGCCATGCCCCGACCTTTGCGTCCTCACATGTGAACGCCCGGCGCTGCTCCGGTGCGACACCCGGACAACGCATCCCGATCCCCTGGGAACCGGTGCGGCTCAGGACAGGACGCGCGCGAGGAACGCGTTGCGGAACCGCCCCGTGGGGTCGAGGTCACGGGCGAGTGCGGCGAAGTCGGACAGCCGCGGGTACGCCTCGTGCAACCGCTCGGCACTCGCGGCGGACACCTTGCCCCAGTGCGGCCTCGGGTCGAACGGCGCGAGCACCTCCTCGATCCGCTCGACGGCGGTGGCCACCGCGGCGGCGTCCCGGCGGAACGTGAAGTGCAGGCCGACCGACTGCCGGCCGGCCGAGGGCGCGAGCCAGGCGGTGTCGGCCGCGATGGTGCGGACCTCGGCGGCGATGAGGATCGGGGCGAACAGCGACGCCAGCGGCCGGAGCGCCTCGAGCGCCTCCACCGCCGAGGCTGCGGGGATCAGGTACTCCGCCTGGATCTCGGCCCCGGTCGACGGGGTGAACGAGGACCGGAAGTGCGGCAGCCGCTCGGACCAGGGCCCCGGCACGCCGCCCTGCTCGGTGACGCCGGCCGGGTCGTTCTCGCCCGGGTGCACCGGTCCCGAGGCGACCCGGGCACCGAGGGCGACGAGGTCGACGGTCGGTGCAGCCTCGTCGACGCGGTGCTTGACCCAGACCTGCCGGGCACCGCGGTCGTCGAAGGAGGTGAACATCGACACCGAGTACGCATCGGACATCACCTGGTCGAACTGCGTGGCAACCGCGTCCCACGGCAGGTCGAGGTGCACCGTCGTGGCGACCTGGAACGTCGGCTCGATCGCGAGCTCCACCGCGGTGACGACGCCGAGCGCGCCGATCCCCACCCGGTGGGCGTCGAGCAGCCCGTCGGGCGACGAGGCGTCGACGTGCGCGAGCTCCCCGGAGGCGCGGACGACGTCGAGGCCGACCACCGCCTGTGCGAGCGACGGGTTCCGCACGCCGGAGCCGTGCGTGCCCGTGGCGACGGCCCCGGCCGTGGAGATGTGCGGCAGGGACGCGAGGTTCCCGAGCGCCCAGCCACGGGCCTCCAGACCGGCCGCGACCTGGCTGTGCGTCATGCCGGCGGCGACGCGCACGACGCGACGCGACGTGTCGATGTCGAGCACGGGCGGCAGGTCCGACAGCGACACCTGGACGGCGTCGGTGTCGGCGATGGTGTTGAACGAGTGTCGCGAGCCGAGCGCCGTCAGGCGCGGCGTCGAGGCGACGAGCTGCTGGAGCTCGTCCACCGACGTCGGCCGGGCCAGCGCCGCGGCACGGTAGGTGACGTTGCCCGCCCAGTTGGTGCGGGTGCGCTCGGCCGCGATCACGTCGTCCATCGTGGGTCCTGACTCCTCTAGAAGCCGCGGTCGAGACGGTGCCACGTCTGCTGGAGACGCAGTTCGTCGCGGAACCCGCGGGCGGTGGTGTGCTCGTCGATGACCAGGAACTCGGTGCCGACCATGGTCGCGAAGTCCTCGACGACCTGCAGGCCGACCGCCGTCGTCATCACGGTGTGGTGGGCGGCGCCGGCGGTGAGCCAGGCTTCGGCGGCGACGGGGAACGACGGCCGGGGCTCCCAGACCGCGCGGCCCACGGGCAGCTTCGGCAGGGCCTCGGTCGGGGGCACGACGTCGACGACGTTCGCGGTGAGGCGGAAGCCGTCGCGGGTGTCGGACAGCGCGACGACGACGGCCTCGCCGGAGTCGGCGGTGAAGACCAGGCGCACCGGGTCGTCCTTGCCACCGATGCCGAGCGGGTGGATCTCGAGCGTCGGCTTCGTGGTGGTGAGCGTCGGCGAGACCTCGAGCATGTGCGCCCCGAGGATCTTCTCGGCGCCCGGGGTGAGGTCGTAGGTGTAGTCCTCCATCAGGGAGGCACCACCGGGCAGGCCGGCACCGGCGACGTTCATCGCGCGGACCAGGACCGCCGTCTTCCAGTCACCCTCGGCACCGAAGCCGTAGCCGTCGGCCATCAGGCGCTGCACCGCCAGGCCCGGCAGCTGCTTGAGCGAGCCGAGGTCCTCGAAGTTCGTGGTGAACGCGGCGCTGCCGTTCTGCGCGAGCAGGGTGCGGAGGCCGATCTCGATGGCGGCACCGTCGCGGAGCGCGGCGTGCCGTTCGCCGGCGCTGCGGAGTGACGGGTCCACGTCGTAGTCGCGTTCGTACGTCGCCACGAGCGCGTCGACCGCTGCCGTGTCCGCTGCTGCGGCGTCCACCGCTGCCGCGAGCTCGTTGACGGCCCACGTGTTGACCTGCACGCCGAGCTCGATCTCGGCCTCGGTCTTGTCGCCCTCGGTGACGGCGACGTAGCGCATGTTGTCGCCGAAGCGGGTCAGCTTCAGCTCGCGGACGGCCGCGGCGCCGGCGGCGGCACGGGTCCAGTTCGCGACGCGCTGCTGGACGCGGGGGTCCGAGACGTGGCCGACGGCCGTGGCGTGCCGGACGCCGAGGCGAGCGAGGGCGTAGCCGAACTCCCGGTCGCCGTGCGCGGCCTGGTTGAGGTTCATGAAGTCGAAGTCGATGTCCGCCCAGGGCAGCGTGACGTTCGCCTGCGTGTGCAGGTGCAGCAGCGGCTTGGTCA contains these protein-coding regions:
- a CDS encoding DUF2087 domain-containing protein; translation: MDVARVVARARQVVSVVASPTLRAGVFGGAPADDRTRAAVGSFDWVTDDGPVASVLGRTARELQRLQSPAAVLEFDRIERMPVKDVERHALSVRIVELVFERLGPDRVVPEAVLNAAVGMFAADVSVVRRDAVDLGVLTRTDDGSAYRMAPARPA
- a CDS encoding ABC transporter permease yields the protein MNAATLRFLAIRVLGAAVVLLVVAAITYALFMLLPTNPARAICDKPCTPDRLREVQAFLGTDKPWLAQFGAYLAGIFTGRTFGSGNSVIECAAPCFGYSFQLHESVTELILARLPVTASIAVGAAVLWLVAGVFGGTVSALRRGTFVDRAVMTVAVAGVSSPAYLVGLLGILLFGFVLGILPTSGYVAFSDDPVGWFTHLILPWCVLAFISAAIYARLTRGEMLESMSQDFVRTARAKGLRERQVVVRHGLRTAILPVVTLFGLDLGSLLGGAVITEKVFSMQGLGALLIDAVHTLDLQVVVGFTLFSALLIVTANVIVDVVYAFVDPRVRRRA
- a CDS encoding ABC transporter permease, yielding MTANVVDRPVAPSGRTTGFRAVVRRVRQDRWAVASAVVIAVFLVVAVAAPLIAKASGQDPYAYDIDALNDFGAPRGAGGGISGEHWFGVEPLTGRDLFSIVTYGARTSLGIGLAATLVSIVIGVLVGVTTGFFGGWYDRVLSRVVDVIFGFPSLVFMIALTAIVPSSFPKPVLVVLVVGFFGWPAVARVVRGQTLSLVSRNYVVASTAMGAGRWHVIRTQLLPNLAATITVYATISIPSMIGAEAALSFLAVGVNPPTPSWGRSIGDAIGWVQTDPMYLVFPGAALFLITLAFNVLGDALRDALDPRGGTA
- a CDS encoding dipeptide ABC transporter ATP-binding protein, whose amino-acid sequence is MTEPILHVEGLRVAFGDAEPVVRDVSFDLTPGRVLALVGESGSGKSVSAMSVLGLLPPQASVSGSARFRGEELIGAPVETIRAVRGAGIGVVFQEPMNSFTPVLSIGAQIAEAVRAHPTGLDRAGVRARVDELLRAAGLTEPERIRKAYPHELSGGQLQRAMIAMALAGDPVALFADEPTTALDVTVQAGILDLLRRLGRERSLAVLLITHDMGVVADVADDLLVLRRGDPVEHGTVAEVFAHPTADYTRELLAAVPSLEARPASDEPLASTETRPAGPDSAPASRDLSADASTVSAPADVDDASRASRPLVARLRDVAVRYSRRGGPTVSGIDLALHAGETVGLVGESGSGKSTIGRALAGLVPVVAGSVEVDGSDLRTARGRRLRELRSRVGIVFQDPTSSLNPRQTIGWSIAEPLLVHGTDSAADRAERVRELLTAVQLDPTWAERFPHQLSGGQRQRVAVARALALRPALVIADEPTSALDVTVQAAVLDLLAGLQREFGFGMLLISHDLAVVRQLADQVIVLRDGRVVERGTTDAVLDDPHHDYTRMLLAAAPVADPVRQAARREAWRAWEGVAS
- a CDS encoding ABC transporter substrate-binding protein, which codes for MRRPDRLTITAAVAAAAALVLTGCSGGGSSDDGAEGTAKGGTLNILTPQTSFHLDPATSQSLGITSLGLVARRLTTWDVEPGKTAKVVPDLATNTGVSSDDGKTWTYTLKDGVEFQDGTPITTKDIKWGIERSFAPTLSGGLSYHKSLLVGGADYKGPFDGKSLDSIETPNDKTIVFKLNDAYGDWPWLASMPAFTPVPEGDGKDTGAYDLKPVASGPYQVQSNTQGSQVTLVRNENWSAKTDEVRTAGPSKIVFKESQDQSTVTQTLIADNGDAKNSFGAIYLGAAELNQVRSNPAAQDRLATSKAGPISYMAINTQRGALKDLKVRQALQYAVDRKSFRIAAGGAIAGSYASTLITPGIAGRQDYDLYETKATGDVDKAKQLLEEAGVSNLKLTLVTQNDPTYLAQAQALQSGLKRAGIAVTLKPLDYDSFTQATTNGTDFDLSLSSWQPDFPSANANLQPLYDSSQIGGGGYNVSKYSNPEVDALIAKASSTVDQDDAQKLWAQADQKIMADAPVVPLIYAKQSFLAGSNVQNFQIADFPAYPNYLKVSLQQ
- a CDS encoding cation-transporting ATPase, producing MANLNRIIGMASKVIDKQLQKRGQGETAPGAGAQQGGTDWRGIVRSAADKLTGDDRNQQPPQQYGQPQQYGQPQQYGQPQQYGQQPQQHARTPQHGADADKVALAKYDYLLRASSPEQLEQVHHDAFARLTPAQRQQVRDRLNSELPPHEHLRDDSAGGMARAMTRGEVSRPGLVRRVLGGSGRNGNGNGNGRGRAGAFAGGAAVGAGAMAFGGLAAAVAGGAVLSAAAGPVLAGAADLGVDFEGIASGMGDLGLGELGGGVEGVLGEGEQLLGGFGEQAAGLGEQASGLGEQASNLGNDFLGGLFDR
- a CDS encoding D-arabinono-1,4-lactone oxidase — its product is MDDVIAAERTRTNWAGNVTYRAAALARPTSVDELQQLVASTPRLTALGSRHSFNTIADTDAVQVSLSDLPPVLDIDTSRRVVRVAAGMTHSQVAAGLEARGWALGNLASLPHISTAGAVATGTHGSGVRNPSLAQAVVGLDVVRASGELAHVDASSPDGLLDAHRVGIGALGVVTAVELAIEPTFQVATTVHLDLPWDAVATQFDQVMSDAYSVSMFTSFDDRGARQVWVKHRVDEAAPTVDLVALGARVASGPVHPGENDPAGVTEQGGVPGPWSERLPHFRSSFTPSTGAEIQAEYLIPAASAVEALEALRPLASLFAPILIAAEVRTIAADTAWLAPSAGRQSVGLHFTFRRDAAAVATAVERIEEVLAPFDPRPHWGKVSAASAERLHEAYPRLSDFAALARDLDPTGRFRNAFLARVLS
- the araA gene encoding L-arabinose isomerase codes for the protein MTQDTTVDPQATLDSYEVWFLTGSQGLYGEETLRQVEEQSKAVHAELAGYLPVKLVWKPVLKDADGIRRALIEASADDKVIGVTTWMHTFSPAKMWIGGLQALTKPLLHLHTQANVTLPWADIDFDFMNLNQAAHGDREFGYALARLGVRHATAVGHVSDPRVQQRVANWTRAAAGAAAVRELKLTRFGDNMRYVAVTEGDKTEAEIELGVQVNTWAVNELAAAVDAAAADTAAVDALVATYERDYDVDPSLRSAGERHAALRDGAAIEIGLRTLLAQNGSAAFTTNFEDLGSLKQLPGLAVQRLMADGYGFGAEGDWKTAVLVRAMNVAGAGLPGGASLMEDYTYDLTPGAEKILGAHMLEVSPTLTTTKPTLEIHPLGIGGKDDPVRLVFTADSGEAVVVALSDTRDGFRLTANVVDVVPPTEALPKLPVGRAVWEPRPSFPVAAEAWLTAGAAHHTVMTTAVGLQVVEDFATMVGTEFLVIDEHTTARGFRDELRLQQTWHRLDRGF